A stretch of Culicoidibacter larvae DNA encodes these proteins:
- a CDS encoding TPM domain-containing protein: MTKIKLLFATLLIGIISLTIAPATQTFAAVDTEQRIYDAADLLTDSQEAELKALSESLKATTNMDIIMVTTNNSEGKSSMAYADDFYDYNGFSEDGILMLIDMDNREVWISTSGLGIRYLTDARIDTMLDNIFAYMPNDYHMAGKTFFNDVEHYYQLGIPSNQYNQDEEGNIDPYYPAEVKTFGGQLLKTLTMSPVFLIIAAGFGALVAFIASRRKNARVTTNSSTYANGDLQFQIQQDTFINSHTSQTYIPPASSSRSSGSSGRSSTHSSSSGRSHGGGGRKF; encoded by the coding sequence ATGACAAAGATAAAATTATTGTTTGCGACTTTGCTAATTGGGATAATCAGTTTGACAATAGCACCGGCAACCCAGACTTTTGCAGCTGTTGATACCGAACAACGGATATATGATGCTGCTGATTTGCTGACTGATTCACAGGAGGCAGAATTAAAAGCTCTTTCCGAATCATTGAAAGCAACCACCAATATGGATATCATTATGGTGACGACTAATAATAGCGAAGGTAAAAGTTCGATGGCTTATGCTGATGATTTCTATGATTATAATGGGTTTAGTGAAGATGGCATTTTAATGCTTATTGATATGGATAATCGCGAAGTGTGGATTTCCACCTCAGGCTTAGGTATTCGTTACCTGACTGATGCACGGATTGATACGATGCTGGATAACATTTTTGCTTACATGCCAAATGACTATCATATGGCGGGGAAAACTTTTTTCAATGATGTTGAACATTATTACCAATTAGGTATTCCCAGCAACCAGTATAATCAGGATGAAGAAGGCAATATCGATCCCTATTATCCAGCGGAAGTAAAAACTTTTGGTGGGCAACTATTAAAAACACTGACTATGTCGCCGGTATTCTTAATAATTGCTGCTGGCTTTGGCGCTTTAGTTGCCTTTATCGCTTCAAGACGCAAAAATGCCCGGGTAACCACCAATTCATCAACATATGCCAATGGCGATTTGCAATTCCAAATTCAACAAGATACATTTATTAACTCGCATACTAGCCAAACTTATATTCCGCCTGCCAGCAGTTCACGTAGCAGCGGTAGCAGTGGCAGAAGTTCCACTCATAGTAGCAGCAGTGGTCGCAGTCACGGCGGTGGCGGGCGCAAGTTCTAG
- a CDS encoding SPFH domain-containing protein, with the protein MGLIKMLASVVGNAGSAIDSTLEDQWKKAIRCNDMGNEILMQRVTPENGVLANKSMIVVGPGQMAVVYDNGRVVDATAEEGMYTYDTSATPSFFAGQFGPVFKQMWERFTYGGERARQQAVFYFNTKEIIDNKFGSPAPIPYRDFEHVVMNARTGGYIPMRLEIKCFGKYTFKITDPALFMQVIGGTADRYTKTQINEQMRSEVIGAFTNVLNGLGSEEYKIPALSLPSKSLEIKRAMDEHIYDQAIRDRGLNIVSFVVESVTLDEESEKKIDTYEIGGDIYQQKGTLTDAYGKAVQDAAKNENGAINTFMGMGMMGAATGGVVAGTAGAVMNDNSMPKGPEMQAYDPNPTQPKAAEQSAEPTEAADIACNNCGETVNGKFCSNCGTEAPTKKKFCPECGTEATGKFCSNCGTEIK; encoded by the coding sequence ATGGGATTAATTAAAATGCTGGCTTCCGTTGTAGGCAACGCCGGTTCAGCAATTGACTCAACCCTTGAAGACCAATGGAAAAAAGCAATACGTTGCAATGATATGGGGAATGAAATATTAATGCAACGGGTAACACCAGAAAATGGTGTACTTGCTAATAAAAGTATGATTGTCGTTGGTCCAGGCCAAATGGCAGTTGTTTACGATAACGGCCGCGTTGTTGATGCAACTGCTGAAGAAGGCATGTATACATATGATACATCAGCAACACCATCATTCTTTGCCGGACAATTCGGCCCAGTATTTAAACAAATGTGGGAACGTTTTACTTATGGTGGTGAGCGTGCCCGCCAGCAAGCAGTCTTCTATTTCAATACCAAAGAAATTATTGATAATAAATTCGGCAGTCCGGCACCAATTCCTTACCGTGACTTCGAACATGTCGTTATGAATGCGCGTACTGGTGGTTATATACCAATGCGTTTAGAAATTAAATGTTTCGGAAAGTATACTTTTAAAATTACCGATCCGGCTTTGTTTATGCAAGTTATCGGTGGAACTGCCGATCGTTATACCAAAACCCAAATCAATGAACAAATGCGCAGTGAAGTTATCGGTGCTTTCACTAACGTATTGAATGGCTTAGGAAGTGAAGAATATAAAATTCCGGCACTTTCATTGCCAAGCAAGAGTCTTGAAATTAAACGCGCTATGGACGAGCATATTTATGATCAGGCAATTCGCGACCGCGGATTGAATATTGTTAGTTTCGTTGTTGAATCGGTAACCCTTGATGAAGAGTCAGAGAAAAAAATCGATACTTACGAAATTGGTGGCGATATCTATCAACAAAAAGGAACGCTTACCGATGCTTATGGTAAGGCAGTTCAAGATGCTGCTAAAAACGAGAATGGCGCTATCAATACCTTTATGGGTATGGGCATGATGGGTGCGGCAACCGGCGGTGTTGTTGCCGGAACTGCCGGTGCAGTTATGAATGATAACAGCATGCCAAAGGGACCGGAGATGCAAGCGTATGATCCGAATCCGACGCAACCAAAGGCTGCTGAGCAAAGCGCGGAGCCAACTGAAGCGGCGGACATAGCTTGCAACAATTGCGGAGAAACGGTAAATGGCAAATTTTGTTCTAATTGCGGAACCGAAGCTCCAACAAAGAAAAAATTCTGTCCTGAATGTGGCACTGAAGCTACTGGTAAATTCTGTTCTAATTGTGGAACCGAAATAAAATAA
- a CDS encoding MFS transporter → MKFRDWDKNLKYRLYMEFTNGFLYWMFFPYMTRFFTSYYGELATGILLLGLKTFEAVAVLMGGYLADRYGRKKMMQIASVLRILTFIFYMICFFPLLPELPLFAVFAYATTGLFSAFYNSASRAMVADLVAPADRPAVFSTFYVIANITIVVGPLIGGVLFFEYPFFIMLSAFIISIIMYLVITTQFHETVHHQVQKLLLKDVPGWFTTLHKQFAGYMTIYRDRIFGLFAVAWILLSITASQFGSMLSIYADSKISIFGFAVDKYSIIIAINGIMISLFGILLQRLMIRLRFSNKTIFAIGAGAYSASMLLFGVDSSMLFLALGMIVLTFGEIILVAPNSTFIVEIAPENQRAQYLAAADFPNTCARIIAPLFITFVGVIGFRLSFVILAIFSAIAAFIFWHMFHLYALRKAKLHLEKNI, encoded by the coding sequence ATGAAATTTCGCGACTGGGACAAGAATCTAAAGTACCGCCTTTATATGGAATTTACTAACGGCTTTTTATATTGGATGTTCTTCCCATATATGACCCGTTTTTTTACTAGCTACTACGGGGAGTTGGCAACCGGTATTCTTTTGCTCGGCTTAAAAACATTCGAGGCCGTCGCAGTATTAATGGGTGGTTACCTGGCAGATCGATATGGACGCAAAAAAATGATGCAGATTGCATCAGTTTTGCGGATACTCACCTTTATCTTCTATATGATTTGCTTCTTCCCGCTCTTACCAGAACTGCCACTTTTTGCCGTCTTTGCCTATGCGACGACCGGTCTATTCTCAGCATTCTACAACAGCGCCTCACGGGCAATGGTTGCCGACCTGGTGGCACCGGCAGATCGCCCGGCAGTATTCTCTACCTTTTATGTCATCGCCAACATCACTATCGTTGTTGGTCCATTAATTGGTGGCGTGCTCTTTTTTGAATACCCCTTTTTCATCATGCTTTCCGCTTTCATTATCAGCATCATCATGTATTTGGTCATCACCACCCAGTTTCATGAGACGGTTCACCATCAAGTACAGAAATTGTTGCTTAAAGATGTTCCCGGCTGGTTCACCACTTTACATAAGCAATTTGCTGGCTACATGACTATTTATCGTGACCGCATCTTTGGTCTCTTTGCTGTTGCCTGGATTCTGCTCTCAATTACTGCCAGCCAATTCGGTAGCATGCTTTCAATATACGCTGATAGTAAAATATCTATATTTGGTTTTGCAGTTGATAAATACAGTATCATTATTGCTATCAACGGCATTATGATCAGCCTCTTTGGTATCTTACTGCAACGCTTAATGATTCGCTTGCGTTTTTCTAACAAAACAATCTTTGCAATCGGCGCCGGCGCTTACAGCGCCTCAATGCTGCTCTTCGGTGTTGATTCATCAATGCTATTCCTAGCTTTAGGCATGATTGTGCTCACCTTTGGTGAAATAATTCTAGTTGCCCCAAACAGTACTTTTATTGTTGAAATCGCACCAGAAAATCAGCGTGCGCAATACTTAGCCGCAGCTGATTTCCCAAACACATGTGCTAGGATTATCGCTCCGCTATTCATCACTTTCGTAGGCGTTATCGGCTTTCGATTAAGCTTTGTGATTCTAGCAATATTCTCAGCAATCGCGGCATTTATTTTCTGGCACATGTTCCACCTTTACGCTCTGCGGAAAGCAAAACTTCATTTAGAAAAAAACATATAA
- a CDS encoding YggT family protein: MFGFYAILSLIISIISWVVYIYAFAFFIYFIIMNWMEKYLDSGFGKFLATICDPLVKLFDLKANLGGKQIQFSPFVWALIINVAWQVIAWVLAFVFVLIFGIY; this comes from the coding sequence ATGTTTGGGTTTTACGCAATACTTTCATTGATTATTTCAATCATATCTTGGGTAGTATACATTTATGCATTTGCGTTCTTCATCTACTTCATCATTATGAACTGGATGGAAAAATATTTAGACAGCGGATTTGGAAAGTTCTTAGCAACAATCTGTGATCCACTAGTTAAATTATTTGACTTAAAAGCGAACCTTGGCGGCAAACAAATTCAATTCAGTCCATTCGTTTGGGCATTGATTATTAATGTTGCCTGGCAAGTAATTGCTTGGGTTCTAGCATTTGTTTTTGTACTTATCTTCGGGATATATTAA
- a CDS encoding DeoR/GlpR family DNA-binding transcription regulator produces the protein MMLKAERWQRILQLVNQAGFVRSEELAQTLDCAEITIRRDLIALAEVGKLVKVHGGAVSNKQQKAKTDVPVGTRTAEAVQQKIRIAEQAAELIDAGSHIYLDAGTSVSMMIPLLEDKDIVVYTHGLHHIPELIAHHIPTYIIGGRLKAETSAAVGGPAIRMIETIRIDYAFMGTNGISPTFGFSTPEQEEATIKQAIIKQAKQVYILADSDKFDQESYIQFAGHQDATIITDQKPNEKYQNFNIITI, from the coding sequence ATGATGTTAAAGGCAGAACGCTGGCAGCGAATCTTACAATTGGTAAACCAGGCAGGGTTTGTGCGCAGTGAAGAACTTGCGCAGACGCTTGATTGTGCCGAGATTACGATTCGACGTGATTTAATTGCACTTGCTGAAGTTGGTAAATTAGTAAAAGTACATGGTGGTGCGGTTAGCAATAAGCAACAGAAAGCAAAGACTGATGTGCCGGTAGGAACACGAACTGCTGAGGCAGTTCAGCAAAAAATTCGGATTGCAGAACAGGCAGCAGAGTTGATTGATGCCGGCAGTCATATCTATTTAGATGCCGGGACTAGTGTATCAATGATGATACCATTATTGGAAGATAAAGATATTGTTGTTTATACCCATGGATTGCATCATATTCCTGAACTCATTGCTCATCACATACCTACCTATATAATCGGCGGGCGATTAAAAGCTGAGACCTCAGCTGCAGTCGGTGGTCCGGCAATCCGAATGATTGAAACCATACGTATTGACTACGCTTTTATGGGTACCAATGGTATCAGTCCGACTTTCGGTTTCTCGACACCGGAGCAAGAAGAGGCGACAATTAAACAGGCAATTATTAAACAAGCTAAGCAAGTATATATTTTAGCTGACAGTGATAAGTTTGACCAGGAATCATATATTCAGTTTGCCGGTCACCAAGATGCTACTATTATTACCGATCAAAAACCAAACGAAAAATACCAAAATTTCAATATTATTACTATCTAG
- the pfkB gene encoding 1-phosphofructokinase — protein sequence MIYTYTLNPSIDYVMHVDAIQFGATNRSTSEIYKIGGKGINVSVVLNNLAIKNRASGFLGGFSGNFIDSELKKYQHIENDFVHTELPTRINIKIKQDVETEINGSGAAIPEDAIEALWQQIRNLPDDAFVVLSGSLAKGVPESIYIDICQYLKSRNIGFVVDTASATLLDIAKLGPVLIKPNREELEAFYNSEFADDQALIAAGKRLHADGAQHVIISLGGKGSMLICEQGIYRATVPKGTLVDSVGAGDSMIAGFVYGFTIGMSAVESFRYAAAAGSATAYSRDLATKDAINTLKDDIEIVQL from the coding sequence ATGATTTATACATACACATTGAACCCATCAATCGATTACGTCATGCACGTTGATGCTATTCAATTTGGAGCAACAAATCGGTCAACTTCAGAAATATATAAAATAGGCGGAAAAGGAATCAATGTCTCGGTGGTACTTAATAATCTAGCGATTAAAAACCGCGCGTCAGGATTTCTTGGTGGTTTTTCGGGAAACTTTATTGATAGTGAGCTGAAAAAATACCAGCATATTGAAAATGACTTTGTCCATACTGAACTGCCAACACGGATTAACATTAAAATCAAACAGGATGTTGAAACCGAAATTAATGGCAGCGGTGCAGCCATTCCTGAAGATGCCATCGAGGCACTCTGGCAGCAAATTCGTAATTTGCCGGATGATGCCTTCGTTGTGCTTTCAGGAAGTCTGGCAAAAGGTGTGCCGGAATCAATATATATTGATATCTGTCAGTACCTGAAAAGCCGCAACATTGGCTTCGTCGTTGACACAGCCTCAGCAACATTGCTGGACATCGCCAAGCTCGGCCCGGTTTTGATTAAACCGAACCGCGAAGAGCTTGAAGCTTTTTACAATAGCGAGTTCGCTGATGATCAAGCACTGATTGCTGCTGGTAAAAGGTTGCATGCCGATGGTGCCCAACATGTGATTATTTCCCTGGGTGGCAAAGGTTCAATGTTGATTTGTGAACAAGGTATCTACCGTGCAACTGTTCCCAAAGGAACGCTGGTTGACTCAGTTGGTGCCGGAGATTCAATGATTGCCGGCTTCGTTTACGGTTTTACCATTGGTATGTCCGCGGTAGAAAGCTTTAGGTATGCTGCGGCGGCCGGCAGCGCCACAGCATACTCAAGGGATTTAGCAACGAAGGATGCTATTAACACATTAAAAGATGATATTGAAATTGTTCAGTTATAA